One Alteromonas sp. KC3 DNA segment encodes these proteins:
- a CDS encoding sugar transferase, which produces MKRIFDIVMSFVAIIIFIIPALIISCLIIYFFKHPVLFTQSRIGENKKPFKILKFQTLVENKPTKLGHILRKSGLDELPQFINVLKGDMSVIGPRALTIEDIARLKWDREFYDFRWNVKPGISGLAQIYGGQHKKTSIFWDKQYIKSFGLSLDLKIILVSFTMNIFGKTKVRRMIFANGALK; this is translated from the coding sequence GTGAAACGGATTTTCGATATAGTAATGTCATTTGTAGCCATAATCATTTTCATCATTCCGGCATTGATAATTTCATGCCTCATCATCTACTTTTTTAAACACCCAGTCCTATTCACCCAATCTCGAATTGGCGAAAACAAGAAGCCCTTCAAAATACTCAAATTTCAAACGCTGGTTGAAAACAAGCCTACCAAACTCGGTCACATACTCAGAAAGTCAGGCTTAGACGAGTTGCCCCAGTTTATTAATGTGCTCAAAGGTGACATGAGTGTCATTGGGCCAAGAGCATTAACTATTGAAGATATAGCGCGTTTAAAGTGGGATAGAGAGTTTTATGATTTCAGATGGAACGTGAAGCCAGGTATATCGGGACTTGCACAGATTTATGGAGGGCAACACAAAAAAACATCCATTTTCTGGGACAAGCAATATATTAAAAGCTTTGGACTATCGCTGGATTTAAAAATAATACTTGTGTCTTTCACCATGAATATTTTTGGTAAAACAAAAGTAAGAAGAATGATTTTTGCAAATGGAGCGCTTAAGTGA
- a CDS encoding B12-binding domain-containing radical SAM protein: MKVKLILPALAEAESPFWRPIKYSLFPPLGLATLAAYLSPDDEIDLVDQHVEDLYIDDDPDLVIIQVYITNAYRAYKLAEHYRAKGSFVALGGLHVTSLPHEAMPFADSIFLGPGEETFPEFLKDFKAKKTKKVYESHVRSLVGIPPIRRDLIKRSHYLVPNSIVVTRGCPHHCDFCYKDAFFTGGKSFYTQQIDDALAEIDRLPGKHLYFLDDHLLGSPKFASELFEGMKGMGRVFQGAATVDSIINGNLIEKAAEAGLRSLFVGFETFSNDNLRLSNKRQNLKRSYEQAVNRLHSLGIMINGSFVFGLDYDDKDVFRRTVDWGVENSLTTSTYHILTPYPGTGLYKRMQEEGRIKTDNWDLYDTRHVVYETKNLSEEELKAGYDWAYKEFYSWSNIFKSSFNHDSLKHSFKHLFYMGGWKKFEPLWNFIIKSRKLNYMLPLLESILSEVKRPQKISGAEIEIKRIG, translated from the coding sequence GTGAAAGTTAAACTAATACTTCCGGCGCTCGCTGAAGCGGAATCACCTTTTTGGCGTCCCATAAAATATTCTCTTTTTCCACCCTTAGGCTTGGCGACCTTAGCTGCATATTTGTCACCGGATGATGAAATAGATCTGGTTGACCAACATGTAGAAGATCTCTACATAGACGACGATCCAGATTTGGTCATCATTCAGGTCTACATCACCAACGCTTACAGAGCATATAAGCTAGCGGAACACTACAGGGCTAAAGGGAGTTTTGTAGCGCTAGGCGGACTGCACGTAACGTCCCTACCACATGAAGCAATGCCATTCGCGGATTCAATTTTTTTGGGGCCTGGAGAAGAAACCTTCCCGGAATTTCTGAAAGACTTTAAAGCAAAAAAAACTAAAAAAGTCTACGAGTCCCATGTGAGGAGCCTAGTCGGAATCCCTCCAATTCGGCGAGATTTAATAAAACGCAGTCACTATTTAGTGCCGAATTCAATTGTGGTCACGAGAGGCTGCCCACATCATTGCGATTTTTGTTACAAAGATGCTTTTTTCACCGGAGGCAAGTCATTTTACACCCAGCAGATAGACGATGCGTTGGCCGAGATAGATCGATTACCAGGCAAGCATTTATATTTTTTGGACGATCATTTGCTGGGCAGCCCAAAGTTTGCTTCTGAGTTGTTTGAAGGCATGAAGGGTATGGGCAGAGTGTTTCAGGGAGCCGCTACTGTAGATTCCATAATTAATGGAAACTTGATTGAAAAGGCCGCAGAAGCAGGCTTAAGAAGCCTGTTTGTAGGATTTGAGACATTCTCAAATGATAACTTACGCCTGAGTAACAAGCGCCAGAACTTAAAGCGTAGCTACGAACAAGCTGTTAATCGCTTACATTCACTAGGGATAATGATTAACGGAAGCTTTGTTTTTGGATTGGATTATGATGACAAGGATGTTTTTAGAAGAACCGTAGACTGGGGAGTTGAGAATTCTCTTACAACCTCTACCTATCACATCTTGACCCCTTACCCTGGAACCGGCCTATACAAAAGGATGCAAGAGGAAGGTCGAATAAAAACCGATAATTGGGACCTCTATGACACCAGACATGTGGTCTATGAAACCAAAAACTTATCGGAAGAAGAGTTAAAGGCGGGATATGACTGGGCCTACAAGGAGTTCTATAGCTGGTCAAATATTTTCAAATCCAGCTTTAATCACGATTCACTCAAGCACAGTTTTAAACATTTATTTTATATGGGCGGATGGAAAAAGTTCGAACCCCTGTGGAATTTCATAATTAAAAGCAGAAAGCTAAACTATATGTTACCACTGTTGGAATCGATACTGAGTGAAGTTAAAAGACCACAAAAAATATCAGGTGCAGAAATCGAAATCAAACGCATTGGATAG